The Aurantiacibacter gangjinensis genome includes a region encoding these proteins:
- the era gene encoding GTPase Era yields MADEQRKCGVVAVIGAPNAGKSTLVNQLVGQKVAITSAKAQTTRARLLGIALHDETQMILVDTPGIFEPKRRLDRAMVSAAWEGAVAADAVLLVVDPVKQRRHELMPLLEQLKDRKERKILVLNKVDASKKEPLLELAQELTGEVEFGEVFFVSALTGDGVPELKVQLAGMMPEGPWHYPEDQVSDASERLLAAEVTREQVYAQLHDELPYDAAVRPESYTQREDGSVEIRQQLVISRDSQKPIVLGKGGRRIKEIGEAARKELSEILGQKVHLFLHVKVDEKWADNREVYEEIGLDWVR; encoded by the coding sequence ATGGCAGACGAACAGCGCAAATGCGGCGTCGTGGCCGTGATCGGCGCGCCCAATGCGGGCAAATCCACGCTGGTGAACCAGTTGGTCGGCCAGAAGGTCGCCATCACCAGCGCCAAGGCGCAGACAACGCGGGCGCGGCTGCTGGGCATTGCGCTGCATGACGAGACGCAGATGATCCTGGTCGATACGCCGGGCATCTTCGAGCCCAAGCGCCGCCTCGATCGCGCCATGGTAAGCGCAGCATGGGAAGGCGCCGTAGCGGCCGATGCCGTGCTGCTGGTGGTCGACCCGGTCAAGCAGCGCCGTCACGAGCTGATGCCGCTGCTCGAACAGCTGAAGGACCGCAAGGAGCGCAAGATCCTGGTCCTGAACAAGGTCGATGCCAGCAAGAAGGAGCCGCTACTGGAACTGGCGCAGGAACTGACCGGCGAAGTCGAGTTCGGCGAAGTGTTCTTCGTCTCCGCCCTAACAGGCGATGGCGTGCCCGAATTGAAGGTGCAGCTAGCCGGCATGATGCCCGAGGGCCCGTGGCACTATCCCGAAGATCAGGTGTCGGACGCCTCGGAACGGCTGCTGGCCGCCGAAGTCACGCGCGAGCAGGTCTACGCGCAGCTGCATGACGAGTTGCCTTACGATGCCGCCGTGCGCCCCGAAAGCTACACCCAGCGCGAGGATGGCTCGGTCGAAATCCGCCAGCAGCTCGTGATTTCGCGCGACAGCCAGAAGCCGATCGTGCTCGGCAAGGGCGGGCGGCGCATCAAGGAAATCGGCGAGGCCGCGCGCAAGGAACTGTCCGAGATCCTCGGCCAGAAAGTCCACCTCTTCCTCCACGTGAAAGTGGACGAGAAATGGGCCGACAACCGCGAGGTTTACGAGGAAATAGGCCTGGACTGGGTGCGCTGA
- the rnc gene encoding ribonuclease III, translating to MVHVRALEPDVPGHMSPLDPETRQWLESAGFAIGNDALWREALTHGSTGEQRDYDRLEFLGDRVLGLTIADWLYDTSENAEGKLAQRLNALVSKTACAQIAARLGASQHIRMGKQAREDGAQNSENVLGDIMESLLGASFLESGFDATRDLIRAFWKDTFEGSAGRRKHPKSALQEWAAGNQRRPPEYRVTETSGPDHNRSYTVEVSVHKVGAVEATASGKQDAETEAARLFMERYG from the coding sequence ATGGTTCACGTCCGCGCGCTGGAGCCGGATGTTCCGGGGCATATGAGCCCGCTCGATCCCGAGACCCGCCAATGGCTGGAAAGCGCAGGCTTCGCCATCGGCAACGATGCCCTCTGGCGAGAGGCGCTGACGCATGGCTCCACCGGAGAGCAGCGCGACTATGACCGGCTGGAGTTCCTCGGCGACCGCGTGCTGGGCCTCACCATCGCAGACTGGCTCTATGACACCAGCGAGAATGCGGAAGGCAAGCTCGCCCAGCGCCTCAATGCGCTTGTCAGCAAGACGGCCTGCGCGCAGATCGCCGCACGGCTCGGCGCGTCGCAGCATATCCGCATGGGCAAGCAGGCGCGCGAGGATGGTGCGCAAAACAGCGAGAACGTGCTGGGCGACATCATGGAATCGCTGCTTGGGGCCAGCTTCCTCGAAAGCGGCTTCGATGCAACGCGCGACCTGATCCGCGCCTTCTGGAAAGACACTTTCGAAGGCTCTGCCGGACGTCGCAAGCATCCCAAAAGCGCGTTGCAGGAATGGGCTGCAGGCAACCAGCGCCGCCCGCCGGAATACCGCGTGACGGAGACATCCGGCCCCGACCACAATCGCAGCTACACCGTCGAGGTGAGCGTCCACAAGGTTGGCGCGGTGGAAGCGACCGCCAGCGGCAAGCAGGACGCCGAGACCGAGGCCGCGCGCCTCTTCATGGAAAGGTACGGCTGA
- a CDS encoding response regulator, producing the protein MQHLIKRSTGPNANIVQTRKGGMTLAERMAANREASRSQISETEIEEELPVEEEAQAPAEEAFAPEPAPVEAEPAPIPTSAPAPAPTSAPAPAPDAKPAASASTDDIVAAAKAARDGKASGVGNGKTCLIVDDSRVIRKVARGIVEGMGYTAVEAENGEEALIRCKAEMPHLVLTDWNMPVMSGLEFVEKLRAMPESKTATVVFCTSKGDVADIHDGIAVGADDYIVKPFEDDAVRAKLEKLGVG; encoded by the coding sequence ATGCAGCATCTCATCAAGCGCAGCACCGGGCCCAACGCCAACATCGTCCAGACCCGCAAGGGCGGGATGACGCTGGCAGAACGCATGGCGGCCAATCGCGAAGCATCCCGCAGCCAGATTTCGGAGACGGAGATCGAGGAAGAACTGCCGGTAGAAGAAGAAGCTCAGGCACCGGCGGAAGAGGCCTTCGCGCCAGAACCGGCACCGGTCGAGGCCGAGCCTGCACCCATTCCGACTTCGGCTCCGGCTCCGGCTCCCACTTCCGCCCCGGCACCTGCTCCCGATGCCAAACCGGCGGCATCGGCCAGCACGGACGATATCGTCGCCGCCGCCAAGGCAGCGCGCGATGGCAAGGCGTCCGGCGTGGGCAATGGCAAGACCTGCCTCATCGTCGATGACAGCCGCGTGATCCGGAAGGTCGCTCGCGGTATCGTCGAGGGGATGGGCTACACCGCCGTTGAAGCCGAGAACGGTGAAGAAGCGCTGATTCGCTGCAAGGCCGAAATGCCGCACCTTGTGCTGACCGACTGGAATATGCCGGTGATGAGCGGCCTCGAATTCGTCGAGAAGCTGCGCGCCATGCCTGAGTCGAAGACGGCGACGGTCGTGTTCTGCACTTCAAAGGGCGATGTCGCCGACATCCATGACGGCATCGCCGTGGGCGCTGACGACTACATCGTTAAGCCCTTCGAGGACGACGCGGTGCGCGCGAAGCTTGAGAAGCTGGGCGTCGGCTAA